The Nocardioides humi genome includes a region encoding these proteins:
- a CDS encoding thymidine kinase, whose product MAELIFRTGTMDAGKSTLALQTNHNHAARGRIGRLFTSHDRAGAAMVSSRLGLVADAHEVLPDLDFWRLTVDALTRGARIDYLICDEAQFYTAEQVDQLAKIVDELQIDVFCFGILTDFRTRLFPGSARLVELADRTEVLQVEALCWCGKRATHNARTENGVMVTEGEVIVVGDVDPTAPQPDEVDDVDVAYEVLCRQHHRRGMTAARARAVSLSPEPLPFT is encoded by the coding sequence GTGGCCGAGCTGATCTTCCGAACCGGGACGATGGACGCCGGGAAGTCGACACTGGCTCTGCAGACCAACCACAACCACGCGGCGCGGGGGCGGATCGGCCGGCTGTTCACCTCCCACGACCGCGCGGGCGCCGCGATGGTCTCCTCCCGGCTGGGCCTGGTCGCCGACGCCCACGAGGTCCTGCCCGACCTGGACTTCTGGCGCCTCACCGTCGACGCGCTGACCCGCGGCGCTCGGATCGACTACCTCATCTGCGACGAGGCGCAGTTCTACACCGCCGAGCAGGTCGACCAGCTGGCCAAGATCGTCGACGAGCTGCAGATCGACGTCTTCTGCTTCGGCATCCTCACCGACTTCCGGACCCGGCTGTTCCCCGGCTCCGCGCGGCTGGTCGAGCTCGCCGACCGCACCGAGGTGCTCCAGGTCGAGGCCCTGTGCTGGTGCGGCAAGCGCGCCACCCACAACGCCCGCACCGAGAACGGCGTGATGGTCACCGAGGGCGAGGTGATCGTGGTCGGCGACGTCGACCCCACCGCGCCCCAGCCCGACGAGGTCGACGACGTCGACGTGGCCTACGAGGTCCTGTGCCGGCAGCACCACCGGCGCGGCATGACCGCGGCCCGGGCGCGGGCCGTCAGCCTGTCGCCCGAGCCGCTGCCGTTCACCTGA
- a CDS encoding lytic transglycosylase domain-containing protein, whose protein sequence is MGGAHRTWRRPGVRRVAVPAAVALAVATAVTASASQDRPGVPVPASSAPTAPSVPRAPRAEPAAEPPPAVATPEVGLAVAVRGTLARDRYDDRLVDAPAEAVAAYQRAATVINAAAPCNLDWLVLAAVGRLASNHGRGAPVGRPLNGRAGRDRVSDTDAGRLDGDPRWDAPVGPMGLLPETWARVAVDADGDAVRDVRDLDDAALGVAVLLCSDGEDLSRRPALRRALHLYDATPGLARTVLRLVAEYGAEPVGVPGTAPVVVPVVPVDLPELCDCPDDIATLARPHDIAVLEALVRAPVRQEQPAPAAAPADEEPEEPEEPEETEEPEGGAAGEPAGDPKPDPETVPTA, encoded by the coding sequence ATGGGAGGAGCTCACCGCACCTGGCGACGGCCAGGCGTCCGGCGTGTCGCCGTGCCGGCGGCGGTCGCGCTCGCCGTGGCGACGGCCGTGACCGCGAGCGCCTCCCAGGACCGCCCCGGAGTCCCGGTCCCCGCGTCGTCGGCGCCGACCGCGCCGAGCGTACCGAGGGCACCGAGGGCGGAGCCGGCCGCCGAGCCGCCGCCGGCCGTCGCGACACCGGAGGTGGGCCTGGCGGTCGCCGTACGAGGCACCCTCGCCCGCGATCGGTACGACGACCGGCTGGTCGACGCGCCCGCCGAGGCCGTGGCGGCCTACCAGCGGGCGGCGACGGTCATCAACGCCGCGGCGCCGTGCAACCTCGACTGGCTGGTGCTGGCCGCCGTGGGCCGGCTCGCGTCGAACCACGGCCGGGGAGCACCCGTCGGCCGTCCTCTCAACGGCAGGGCCGGCCGCGACCGGGTGTCCGACACCGACGCCGGCCGCCTCGACGGCGACCCGCGCTGGGACGCGCCCGTCGGGCCGATGGGGCTGCTGCCCGAGACCTGGGCACGGGTCGCGGTCGACGCCGACGGGGACGCGGTGCGCGACGTCCGGGACCTCGACGACGCGGCGCTCGGTGTGGCGGTGCTGCTGTGCTCCGACGGCGAGGATCTCTCCCGCCGCCCGGCGCTGCGCCGGGCGCTCCACCTCTACGACGCGACGCCCGGGCTGGCCCGCACGGTGCTGCGACTGGTCGCGGAGTACGGCGCCGAGCCGGTCGGCGTGCCGGGGACCGCGCCGGTCGTCGTGCCGGTCGTACCGGTCGACCTGCCCGAGCTGTGCGACTGCCCCGACGACATCGCGACCCTCGCACGGCCGCACGACATCGCGGTCCTCGAGGCCCTGGTCCGGGCACCGGTGCGGCAGGAGCAGCCGGCGCCGGCGGCTGCACCTGCGGACGAGGAGCCCGAGGAGCCCGAGGAGCCCGAGGAGACCGAGGAGCCCGAGGGCGGAGCCGCCGGCGAGCCGGCCGGCGACCCGAAGCCGGACCCGGAGACCGTGCCGACGGCCTAG